One genomic region from Mycobacterium basiliense encodes:
- a CDS encoding Vgb family protein: MARLTPPSRLFGANGLRTGPDGRVYIAQVTGSQISALNVLSGTLETITARGGEITAPDDVAFDSAGNLYATEVMDGRVSVRNPAGHTRVLRDDLPSANGITVHRDRLFVGECRDGGRLLELDLNGGPPQVLLDNVPSPNAMEVGPDGLLYFPVMGANEIWRIDPQGGVPECVAGDLGVPDAVKFDSRGYLVTTQVHSGQVLRIDPRTGDRKVLATLSPGLDNLAFLGERLFVSHFTGQITEILGDNQTRTLLPGGLNWPLDLTVDAAGTLYIADGTFLYALLGDGTLRTAGMLFSAGYPGFLRGLAAVGTGEFVVTTSTGEVARYRPEYGESEVLAQGFDQLYGVAVASSGAASDSVVVAELGAGRVLAIDHGRVEILAAGLNDPVGVAIAPDGAYLASEAGAGRLVKLDGTGTVADGLQRPQGIVVLAGQVYVVDAGAKELISIDLDSGARCTIASDLPVGTPPGVVPKPLRGMPPFSGPQGPFAGLTAGPDGTLYVSADADGSVLALHRES; encoded by the coding sequence TTGGCCCGGCTCACCCCACCCAGCAGGCTGTTCGGCGCCAACGGGTTACGCACCGGTCCGGACGGCCGGGTCTACATCGCTCAGGTGACCGGCAGCCAGATCAGCGCGCTCAACGTGTTGTCCGGAACTCTCGAGACCATCACCGCCAGGGGTGGCGAGATCACCGCGCCCGACGACGTGGCCTTCGACTCCGCCGGCAACCTGTACGCGACCGAGGTGATGGACGGCCGGGTCAGCGTACGCAACCCTGCCGGCCACACCCGGGTGCTCCGAGATGACTTGCCATCCGCGAACGGGATCACCGTCCATCGGGATCGGCTGTTTGTCGGTGAATGCCGCGACGGCGGGCGCCTGCTGGAGCTCGATCTCAACGGTGGCCCGCCACAGGTGCTGCTGGACAACGTACCGTCACCCAACGCCATGGAGGTCGGACCCGATGGCCTGTTGTACTTCCCGGTGATGGGCGCCAACGAGATCTGGCGCATCGATCCCCAGGGCGGTGTCCCGGAATGCGTGGCCGGCGATCTCGGCGTTCCCGACGCGGTGAAGTTCGATTCCCGGGGCTACCTGGTGACGACCCAGGTGCACAGCGGCCAGGTGCTGCGAATCGATCCCCGCACCGGGGACCGAAAGGTGCTCGCGACCCTCAGCCCTGGCCTGGACAACCTCGCCTTTCTGGGCGAGCGGTTGTTCGTGTCCCATTTCACCGGCCAGATCACCGAGATCCTTGGCGACAACCAGACCCGGACCCTGCTGCCGGGCGGGTTGAATTGGCCGCTGGATCTGACGGTCGATGCGGCCGGAACCCTATATATCGCCGACGGCACCTTCCTGTACGCGCTGCTCGGCGACGGCACGCTACGTACAGCCGGAATGTTGTTCAGTGCCGGGTATCCCGGTTTCCTTCGCGGTCTGGCCGCCGTCGGCACCGGCGAGTTCGTGGTTACCACCTCCACTGGGGAGGTGGCCCGATACCGACCGGAATACGGCGAAAGTGAAGTGCTGGCACAGGGTTTCGACCAGCTGTACGGCGTGGCGGTGGCTTCGTCGGGCGCGGCGAGCGACAGCGTAGTGGTGGCCGAACTCGGCGCCGGACGGGTGCTGGCTATCGACCACGGCCGCGTTGAGATTCTGGCGGCCGGCCTCAACGATCCGGTCGGTGTGGCGATCGCGCCGGACGGGGCCTACCTGGCTTCCGAGGCCGGTGCCGGACGGCTGGTCAAGCTGGACGGCACCGGTACGGTGGCGGATGGATTGCAGCGACCCCAGGGCATTGTTGTGCTCGCCGGGCAGGTCTACGTCGTCGACGCGGGCGCAAAGGAACTGATCTCGATCGACCTGGACAGCGGCGCCCGATGCACCATCGCCAGCGACCTTCCGGTCGGAACACCACCCGGCGTCGTGCCCAAACCGCTGCGCGGGATGCCGCCGTTCTCCGGGCCGCAGGGACCGTTCGCCGGCCTCACCGCCGGGCCGGACGGCACGTTGTATGTGTCTGCCGACGCCGACGGCAGCGTGTTGGCGCTGCACCGGGAATCATGA
- a CDS encoding SDR family NAD(P)-dependent oxidoreductase — MKRDLLSLHGRIVVVAGAAGGGIGTAVTRMVARAGATVVAVSRGTDNLGRYLGPLLDEGLSVVAVAADVATADGINTTLDAVRRTDGELHGLVNVVGGADPSTWMPSTRVARHDWHELFTRNLETMFFMSQAVAAELKSRNRPGSIVSLSSISGMNTAPFHIAYGTAKAAIVAATRTMALELACDETGTAIRVNAVAPGVTETPASRAYTDVDPERDRHAIAMGRRGRSEEVAGAILFLLSDLSSYITGQTLLVDGGLNLKWGHLDADNISLFLKDESFRAAVKRWE; from the coding sequence ATGAAACGGGATCTCCTGAGTCTGCATGGCCGCATCGTTGTGGTCGCCGGTGCGGCGGGCGGCGGTATCGGCACCGCCGTGACGCGCATGGTCGCTCGAGCGGGAGCGACGGTGGTCGCGGTGAGCCGTGGCACGGACAACCTCGGCCGGTACCTGGGCCCCTTGCTGGACGAGGGACTGTCGGTAGTGGCGGTGGCGGCCGACGTCGCCACCGCGGACGGCATCAACACCACGTTGGACGCGGTGCGGCGCACCGACGGCGAGTTGCATGGCTTGGTCAATGTCGTCGGCGGCGCCGATCCATCGACCTGGATGCCGTCGACTCGGGTGGCGCGCCACGACTGGCATGAGCTATTCACCCGAAACCTGGAGACGATGTTCTTCATGAGCCAGGCGGTGGCCGCGGAACTGAAGAGCCGCAACCGGCCCGGTTCCATTGTTTCGCTGTCGTCGATCAGTGGGATGAACACCGCGCCGTTCCATATCGCCTACGGAACGGCCAAGGCCGCCATTGTCGCGGCGACACGCACCATGGCCCTCGAACTTGCCTGTGACGAAACCGGAACCGCTATCCGGGTCAATGCGGTGGCACCCGGAGTGACCGAAACACCTGCGTCGCGCGCATACACCGACGTTGACCCCGAGCGCGATCGCCACGCCATCGCGATGGGACGTCGGGGTCGTTCCGAAGAGGTGGCGGGCGCCATCCTCTTCCTGCTATCCGACCTTTCGAGCTACATCACCGGGCAAACGCTGCTGGTCGACGGCGGTCTGAACCTCAAGTGGGGGCATCTAGATGCCGACAACATTTCATTGTTCCTGAAAGACGAGTCGTTCCGTGCGGCCGTAAAGCGCTGGGAATAG
- a CDS encoding aromatic ring-hydroxylating oxygenase subunit alpha: MDAPHNGLELTEPVTFGIDAYISEEYARAERDKLWRRVWQQVGRVEDLPKVGSYLTYDILDDSIVVVRTAHDELKAHHNVCMHRGRRLVDVPHGAKNACGQKKSFVCGFHGWTYDRHGNCIHIPESADWQGALTQENTHLAPVRVDTWGGWIWINMDPAAEPLRDYLEPAATMLDPFQLQDMRCKWRKWLHFQCNWKVAMEAFNETYHVATTHPQFNKFGNFRGWAVAHGKHSNIGYDAPEDLEETKSKIRLGTGADPRVSTAEMQLYTLEETNATTTRTLVDAALRLVDEVPEGAPADQVLDHWLASARRDDAARGVIWPTIDPEHLASSGTAWQIFPNFQIGQGVTTALCYSARPHGYHPDECIFEAACYELYPKGEEPQTEWVYAAPNDPGWRTVLPQDFANMAAVQQGMKSLGFSGPKPNPYMERSTANLHRNLAAYLGADAPRKLAQEFDR; the protein is encoded by the coding sequence ATGGACGCGCCCCACAATGGTCTTGAGTTGACCGAACCGGTCACCTTCGGGATCGACGCCTACATATCCGAGGAGTATGCGCGCGCCGAGCGGGACAAGCTGTGGCGCAGGGTATGGCAACAAGTGGGGCGCGTCGAAGACCTGCCCAAGGTGGGCAGCTACCTGACCTACGACATTCTCGACGACTCGATTGTGGTGGTGCGAACAGCGCACGACGAACTCAAAGCGCACCACAACGTGTGCATGCACCGCGGCCGCCGGTTGGTGGACGTCCCGCATGGAGCGAAAAATGCTTGTGGTCAAAAGAAGTCGTTTGTCTGCGGGTTCCACGGCTGGACCTACGACCGGCATGGCAACTGCATCCACATTCCGGAAAGCGCGGATTGGCAGGGCGCGCTGACGCAGGAGAACACCCATCTCGCGCCCGTACGGGTCGACACTTGGGGCGGTTGGATCTGGATCAACATGGATCCCGCCGCCGAGCCCCTGCGGGATTATCTTGAGCCCGCCGCCACCATGCTCGACCCGTTCCAGCTGCAGGACATGCGCTGCAAATGGCGAAAATGGCTGCACTTCCAATGCAACTGGAAGGTGGCGATGGAGGCCTTCAACGAGACCTACCATGTGGCGACCACCCATCCTCAGTTCAACAAGTTCGGGAACTTCCGCGGCTGGGCCGTCGCGCATGGCAAGCACAGCAACATCGGCTACGACGCCCCCGAGGACCTGGAGGAGACCAAGTCGAAGATCCGCCTCGGCACGGGCGCCGACCCTCGGGTGTCGACCGCGGAAATGCAGCTGTACACCCTGGAGGAAACCAACGCCACCACCACCAGGACGCTGGTGGATGCGGCGCTTCGACTCGTCGACGAGGTCCCCGAAGGCGCGCCCGCGGACCAGGTACTCGACCACTGGCTCGCCTCGGCACGACGGGACGATGCGGCCCGTGGCGTGATCTGGCCGACCATCGATCCCGAACACCTGGCCAGCAGCGGCACCGCCTGGCAGATTTTTCCAAACTTCCAGATAGGGCAGGGGGTGACCACCGCCTTGTGCTACAGCGCACGCCCGCACGGCTACCACCCGGACGAATGCATCTTCGAAGCCGCATGCTACGAGCTGTATCCGAAAGGCGAAGAGCCACAAACCGAGTGGGTGTACGCGGCACCGAATGACCCGGGCTGGCGCACGGTGTTGCCGCAGGACTTCGCCAACATGGCCGCGGTCCAGCAGGGCATGAAGTCCCTGGGCTTTTCTGGGCCCAAGCCCAATCCCTACATGGAACGCAGCACGGCAAATCTGCACCGAAATCTCGCGGCCTACCTGGGCGCCGATGCGCCGCGCAAACTTGCACAGGAGTTTGATCGATGA
- a CDS encoding LLM class flavin-dependent oxidoreductase gives MKVNLGFGSHNSHDWDRVLAGAFGERPATPDSECVQATLAIADLAEPLGFDGIWMPEHCGTPYGMTPNPIQALSYFAGRTDRVSLGTFVVVAPWWHPVRLAHQIAYLDILSRGRYSTIGIGRGVSKGEFAAVGIPREESRQRFNETLDILQLALSGERFSYRGEIFTVPEMSLRPEPQSRDLFSRIYSSSSTAESLEILARRGMVPLFVGNKPIADAGREVQQVNIFRQEEGLAPCQPKNVMFMYCTANAEAAAKSEEWIWTANRDVTVHYGFADASNFKGVQGYEAYAAREASATAVLASSVTGDNKGATRTPGYHASNLLIGTPEEIFNRVRAAQQACSFSELTVVPQFGTMPYEEAMASTRLFAEEVLPAVHRMDAPLHPAALPENALA, from the coding sequence ATGAAAGTCAATCTTGGTTTTGGATCGCACAACTCCCACGACTGGGACCGCGTGCTGGCCGGTGCCTTCGGCGAGCGGCCCGCGACCCCGGACTCCGAGTGCGTGCAGGCCACGCTCGCGATTGCCGATCTGGCCGAACCGCTGGGGTTCGACGGCATTTGGATGCCCGAGCATTGCGGGACCCCGTATGGCATGACGCCCAACCCAATTCAGGCGCTGAGCTACTTCGCTGGACGTACCGACCGCGTTAGCCTCGGCACCTTTGTCGTTGTCGCGCCGTGGTGGCACCCGGTCCGCCTGGCACATCAGATTGCCTACCTCGACATCCTTTCCCGTGGCCGATATTCGACGATCGGGATCGGACGTGGGGTATCGAAGGGCGAGTTCGCGGCCGTCGGGATCCCGCGAGAGGAAAGCAGGCAGCGTTTCAACGAGACCCTCGACATCCTGCAGCTGGCACTCAGTGGCGAAAGGTTCTCCTACCGAGGAGAGATCTTCACCGTGCCGGAAATGTCGCTGCGCCCCGAACCGCAAAGCCGTGACCTGTTTTCCCGGATCTACAGTTCGTCGTCCACCGCCGAGTCGCTCGAAATTCTCGCTCGGCGCGGGATGGTACCGCTCTTCGTAGGTAACAAGCCGATCGCAGACGCTGGTCGGGAAGTGCAGCAGGTCAACATATTCCGACAGGAAGAGGGCCTGGCGCCGTGCCAGCCCAAGAATGTGATGTTCATGTACTGCACCGCCAACGCCGAAGCGGCCGCCAAGTCCGAAGAATGGATCTGGACGGCCAACCGGGACGTCACGGTGCACTATGGGTTCGCCGATGCATCGAACTTCAAGGGCGTCCAGGGTTACGAGGCCTACGCCGCGCGGGAGGCCAGCGCGACTGCGGTGCTGGCATCGTCGGTGACCGGTGACAACAAGGGCGCCACCAGGACGCCCGGCTACCATGCGTCCAACCTGCTGATCGGGACCCCGGAGGAGATCTTCAATCGGGTGCGCGCGGCTCAGCAAGCATGCTCGTTTAGCGAGTTGACCGTGGTCCCGCAGTTCGGCACCATGCCGTACGAGGAGGCGATGGCCAGCACGCGGCTGTTCGCCGAAGAGGTGCTGCCGGCGGTGCATCGGATGGACGCACCGTTGCACCCCGCGGCGCTGCCGGAGAATGCGCTGGCGTGA
- a CDS encoding flavin-containing monooxygenase encodes MTDPDCPPTSTPDDIDVSALRERYRREREKRLRPEGSKQYIELVDDFAGFYETDPHSPPLVRDPISADIDVLVLGGGFGGLLSGAYLKKAGVDDVRIIELGGDFGGVWYWNRFPGLQCDNESYCYIPLLEELNYVPSKKYADGAEIYEHCRRIGKHYGLYDSAIFSTQVRTLRWDEPIKRWRVGTDRADDLRARFVVMASGPFHRPKLPGIPGIRDFQGHSFHSSRWDYEYTGGDSTGGLDKLGDKRVAVVGTGATAVQIVPYLGEYAKHLYVFQRTPSSVGPRNNASTDPEWVKTLRPGWQQERQRNFHSWTMEGMAPGQPDYVCDFWTELGRNTAARVLALPDPASMTPDQFAVIREEEDFKVMERLRRRIDSIVADSATAEALKPYYQFLCKRPCTNDDYLPTFNRPNVTLVDVSGTKGVQRATAKGLVANGVEYEVDCIIYASGFEISTEVSRRYSIDTIEGRDGRSLFDHWRHGYRTFHGFTSHGFPNQFFTGFTQVGISANIAANYELQGEHIAYIIAEALARGATMVEPTQEAQDDWCQTIRDTAIDNSQFDLQCTPGYYNNEGGGAGPAAGEGIRSHLGEPYGPGYYAFGDLLAQWRNKGDLAGLMLGS; translated from the coding sequence ATGACAGACCCTGATTGCCCACCGACGTCGACCCCCGATGATATCGACGTCTCCGCACTACGGGAGAGATACCGCCGGGAGCGCGAAAAGCGGTTACGTCCAGAAGGGTCCAAGCAATACATCGAACTCGTGGATGACTTTGCCGGGTTTTACGAAACCGATCCGCACTCGCCGCCGCTGGTCCGTGACCCGATCTCGGCAGATATCGATGTCTTGGTGCTGGGCGGGGGCTTTGGCGGGCTGCTGTCCGGTGCCTACCTGAAGAAGGCCGGTGTCGACGACGTCCGAATCATCGAGTTGGGCGGGGATTTCGGTGGAGTCTGGTATTGGAACCGCTTTCCGGGACTGCAATGTGACAATGAATCCTATTGCTACATACCGCTTCTAGAAGAGTTGAACTACGTCCCGAGTAAGAAGTATGCCGACGGGGCGGAGATCTACGAGCACTGCCGGCGTATCGGAAAGCATTATGGCCTCTACGACTCCGCGATCTTTTCCACCCAGGTCCGAACGTTGCGGTGGGACGAGCCAATCAAGCGCTGGCGGGTTGGCACCGACCGGGCCGATGACCTTCGGGCGCGCTTCGTTGTCATGGCCTCGGGCCCCTTCCACCGACCGAAGCTACCCGGTATTCCGGGGATCAGGGACTTCCAGGGCCACAGCTTTCACAGCTCGCGCTGGGACTACGAATATACCGGCGGGGATAGCACCGGCGGTCTGGACAAGCTCGGCGACAAGCGCGTCGCGGTAGTGGGCACCGGCGCGACCGCCGTCCAGATCGTGCCGTACCTGGGCGAGTATGCCAAGCATCTCTACGTGTTCCAGCGCACACCGTCGTCGGTGGGCCCGCGCAACAACGCATCCACCGACCCCGAGTGGGTGAAAACACTGCGGCCGGGCTGGCAGCAGGAGCGGCAACGCAATTTCCACTCCTGGACGATGGAGGGTATGGCCCCGGGACAGCCGGACTACGTCTGCGATTTTTGGACCGAACTCGGCCGCAACACCGCCGCGCGGGTGCTGGCGCTCCCGGACCCGGCTTCGATGACTCCCGACCAGTTTGCGGTCATCCGGGAGGAAGAGGACTTCAAAGTCATGGAGCGGCTGCGGCGCCGCATCGACAGCATCGTGGCGGACTCTGCCACCGCCGAGGCGCTCAAGCCCTACTACCAATTCTTGTGTAAACGGCCATGCACCAACGACGACTACCTACCGACCTTCAACCGGCCCAATGTCACCCTGGTCGACGTGTCTGGAACCAAAGGCGTGCAGCGAGCCACCGCAAAGGGTTTGGTGGCCAACGGTGTTGAGTACGAAGTGGACTGCATCATTTACGCCAGCGGCTTCGAAATCAGTACCGAAGTCAGCCGCCGGTACTCGATCGACACCATCGAAGGCCGGGACGGCCGGTCGCTCTTCGACCATTGGCGCCACGGTTACCGCACATTTCACGGATTCACCAGCCATGGTTTTCCCAACCAGTTCTTCACCGGTTTCACTCAGGTCGGGATCTCTGCGAATATTGCTGCCAACTACGAGCTGCAGGGCGAGCATATCGCTTACATCATCGCCGAGGCGCTGGCCCGGGGAGCGACAATGGTGGAACCCACCCAAGAGGCCCAAGACGATTGGTGCCAGACCATCCGAGACACCGCGATCGACAACAGTCAGTTCGACTTGCAATGTACGCCTGGTTACTACAACAACGAAGGCGGTGGCGCGGGGCCGGCGGCGGGAGAGGGCATTCGCTCGCACCTCGGCGAACCCTATGGGCCGGGCTACTACGCGTTCGGTGACCTGTTGGCGCAGTGGCGAAACAAGGGCGATCTAGCTGGCCTCATGCTGGGATCGTGA
- a CDS encoding SDR family NAD(P)-dependent oxidoreductase, translating into MAELRFDDRVAVITGAGRGLGRAYALLLAARGAKVVVNDTGGNLAGDGVDAGPADRVVAEIRTAGGEAVASGESVATAAGGQAIVRSALEHYGRIDVLIHNAGNVRRGSLKQMSYQDFDSVIDVHLRGAFHLVRPAFPVMCRARYGRIVLASSIGGLYGNRGIANYAAAKAGLIGLSNVVALEGAAEGVQCNVIIPSAVTRMADGLDTSAYPPMGTDVVAPVVGWLAHESCSVTGEMLVAIAGRVGRAIVAEAPGMHRRSWTIEDVGAQLDGISDVGSPVVFPVVPDGHADHVRYSFDMAAPSSRDGVGHA; encoded by the coding sequence ATGGCCGAACTCAGATTCGATGATCGCGTCGCGGTGATAACCGGTGCCGGACGCGGGCTGGGGCGCGCCTACGCGCTGCTGCTGGCCGCGCGCGGCGCCAAGGTCGTCGTCAACGATACCGGCGGCAACCTGGCCGGCGACGGTGTCGACGCCGGGCCCGCGGATCGGGTGGTTGCCGAGATCAGGACCGCGGGTGGCGAGGCCGTCGCATCCGGAGAGTCGGTGGCCACGGCCGCCGGGGGGCAAGCGATTGTGCGGTCGGCGCTGGAGCATTACGGGCGCATCGATGTGCTCATCCATAATGCCGGCAATGTGCGACGTGGCTCGCTGAAGCAGATGAGCTATCAGGACTTCGACTCGGTCATCGACGTCCACCTGCGAGGCGCATTCCACCTGGTTCGCCCCGCGTTTCCGGTCATGTGCCGGGCGCGCTACGGCCGTATCGTGTTGGCCTCGTCGATCGGTGGTCTCTACGGCAATCGTGGGATTGCGAACTACGCTGCTGCCAAGGCCGGGCTGATCGGCCTATCGAATGTCGTGGCGCTCGAAGGGGCGGCGGAAGGAGTGCAGTGCAACGTGATCATTCCCTCGGCCGTAACCAGAATGGCCGATGGCCTGGATACATCCGCCTACCCGCCGATGGGAACCGACGTGGTAGCACCGGTGGTGGGCTGGTTGGCGCACGAATCGTGTTCGGTCACCGGCGAGATGTTGGTGGCCATTGCCGGGCGGGTCGGCAGAGCGATTGTCGCCGAAGCCCCCGGGATGCATCGTCGGTCGTGGACGATCGAGGATGTTGGCGCACAGCTGGACGGCATCAGCGATGTCGGCTCTCCGGTGGTGTTCCCGGTGGTGCCTGATGGTCATGCCGACCACGTCCGCTACAGCTTCGACATGGCCGCACCGTCCAGCCGCGACGGCGTGGGCCATGCCTAG
- a CDS encoding CaiB/BaiF CoA transferase family protein, with translation MPSDGAGPLAGVRVVDLTAMVMGPYCTQIMADMGADVIKIEPPRGDDTRYVSVGPAPGMSGVFVNVNRGKRAVSIDLRSAPGKTALRALIEQADVFIHSMRSKAIARLGFSYGDVAAINPTIVYTNCYGYGRRGPNRDLPAYDDTIQAACGLPFVQEQLTGEANYVGTILADKVAGLTALYATMMALFHRERSGEGQEVEIGMFETMAAFMLVEHANGAMFDPPLGPAVYPRTVAPNRRPYRTSDGYVSALIYNDKHWAAFVNAVRPPWASDVYATLAGRAQRIDTVYALVAETIAQRTTAEWLELFGELEIPASALSSPAALFDDSHLNAAGFFETVATPQGPVRFPGVPTWFSRTPGRVAGPAPALGAHTEEVLEELGLTSAEAEPAGPK, from the coding sequence ATGCCTAGCGATGGGGCCGGGCCGCTGGCGGGTGTGCGCGTGGTGGATCTCACCGCAATGGTGATGGGCCCGTACTGCACCCAGATCATGGCGGACATGGGTGCCGACGTGATCAAGATCGAACCGCCGCGCGGCGATGACACCCGGTATGTCTCCGTCGGGCCGGCCCCCGGCATGAGCGGGGTGTTCGTCAACGTCAACCGGGGCAAGCGGGCCGTCAGCATCGACCTGCGTTCGGCGCCGGGAAAGACTGCGCTGCGCGCGCTCATCGAACAAGCCGACGTCTTCATCCATTCGATGCGGTCCAAAGCGATTGCCCGGCTGGGCTTTAGCTACGGCGACGTTGCTGCCATCAATCCGACGATCGTCTACACGAACTGCTACGGGTACGGCCGCCGGGGTCCGAACCGGGATCTACCGGCTTACGACGACACCATTCAGGCGGCCTGTGGGCTGCCGTTCGTGCAGGAACAGCTGACCGGCGAGGCCAATTACGTGGGAACGATACTGGCGGACAAGGTGGCCGGCCTGACCGCGCTCTACGCCACGATGATGGCGCTGTTTCACCGCGAGCGCAGTGGTGAAGGGCAAGAAGTGGAAATCGGCATGTTTGAAACGATGGCAGCCTTCATGCTGGTGGAGCATGCCAACGGCGCCATGTTTGATCCGCCGCTGGGTCCGGCGGTCTATCCGCGTACGGTTGCCCCCAACCGGCGGCCATACCGCACCAGTGACGGCTACGTATCCGCGCTGATCTACAACGACAAGCATTGGGCGGCATTTGTCAATGCCGTGCGACCACCTTGGGCCAGTGATGTGTACGCCACGCTCGCGGGGCGTGCTCAGCGGATCGACACCGTGTATGCGTTGGTGGCCGAAACGATTGCACAACGCACCACCGCGGAATGGCTGGAGCTGTTTGGTGAGCTGGAAATACCTGCGTCGGCACTGTCCAGCCCCGCCGCATTGTTCGACGACAGCCACCTGAACGCCGCGGGTTTCTTTGAGACCGTGGCTACCCCGCAGGGGCCGGTGCGATTCCCAGGCGTGCCGACCTGGTTTTCCCGAACGCCGGGCAGAGTCGCCGGTCCCGCGCCGGCGCTGGGCGCACATACCGAAGAGGTGCTGGAAGAACTTGGACTGACCTCGGCCGAGGCTGAACCCGCCGGTCCGAAATAG